The Carassius auratus strain Wakin unplaced genomic scaffold, ASM336829v1 scaf_tig00005868, whole genome shotgun sequence genome has a segment encoding these proteins:
- the LOC113071069 gene encoding carbohydrate sulfotransferase 11-like has translation MIKPKVGRMFLATCVGSFFILILYFQNISRSASEQFSGWNSSSVKSGRSPLQSLQENEQLEQSAVQATLQGRRELLEETCRTHTHKRRVLSPEDLRHLIVDDKHKLLYCYVPKVACTNWKRVLMVLTGDGHYREPLAIPANEAHVVGNLRSLSEYSTAEINQRLRTYLKFVFVREPFERLVSAYRNKFTRSYNTAFHKRYGTKIIQRHRADPQAEALEKGNDVSFEEFVYYLVDPQTQKEEPFNEHWERVHSLCHPCLIHYDVVGKYETLVQDSRYILKLAGAEEEVKFPAMSKSTRTTGDMTAKFFDNISPFYQKKLFNLYRMDFLLFNYSVPAYLKLR, from the exons CTTCTGAACAGTTTTCAGGCTGGAACAGTTCTTCAGTTAAATCGGGAAGAAGCCCTTTGCAGTCACTACAAGAAAATGAACAG CTGGAACAGTCTGCAGTGCAGGCCACTCTGCAGGGTCGAAGGGAACTCCTGGAGGAAACCTGTCGCACCCACACCCACAAAAGACGTGTACTCAGCCCGGAGGACCTCCGCCACCTCATAGTGGATGATAAACACAAGTTACTGTATTGCTATGTCCCCAAAGTGGCATGTACAAACTGGAAACGTGTGTTGATGGTGCTAACAGGAGATGGGCACTATCGCGAACCACTGGCTATTCCAGCAAACGAGGCTCACGTAGTGGGCAACCTGCGTTCACTCTCAGAGTACTCCACAGCCGAGATCAACCAGCGGCTACGCACATATCTGAAGTTTGTCTTTGTGCGTGAACCCTTCGAAAGACTTGTCTCTGCATATCGCAACAAGTTTACCCGTAGCTACAACACGGCATTCCATAAACGCTACGGGACCAAAATCATCCAGAGGCATCGTGCGGACCCCCAGGCTGAAGCACTGGAAAAAGGCAACGACGTCTCCTTTGAGGAGTTTGTGTATTATTTAGTGGACCCCCAGACTCAGAAAGAGGAACCGTTTAATGAGCACTGGGAAAGGGTTCATTCACTTTGCCACCCTTGCCTGATCCATTACGATGTGGTGGGCAAGTATGAGACTCTTGTGCAAGATTCACGTTACATCCTGAAGTTAGCAGGTGCTGAAGAAGAGGTCAAATTTCCCGCCATGTCCAAGAGCACCAGGACCACGGGTGACATGACTGCTAAGTTCTTCGACAACATCAGTCCATTTTACCAGAAGAAACTCTTCAACCTTTACAGAATGGACTTCTTGCTTTTTAACTACTCTGTGCCGGCTTACTTGAAGTTGAGATAA